In the Manis javanica isolate MJ-LG chromosome 12, MJ_LKY, whole genome shotgun sequence genome, one interval contains:
- the INTS10 gene encoding integrator complex subunit 10 isoform X7: MRSSSPEGLVPPGLPVMSAQGDCEFLVQRARELVQHDLWAAKSWLITARSLYPADFNIQYEMYTIERNAERTAPAGRLLYDMFVNFPDQPVVWREISIITSALRNDSQDKQTQFLRSLFETLPGRVQCEMLLKVTEQCFNTLERSEMLLLLLRRFPETVVQHGVGLGEALLEAETIEEQESPVNCFRKLFVCDVLPLIINNHDVRLPANLLYKYLNKAAEFYINYVTRSTQTENQHQGAQETSDLISPSKRSSQKYVIEGLTEKSSQIVDPWERLFKILNVVGMRCEWQMDKGRRNYGDILHRMKDLCRYMNNFDNEAHAKYKNQVVYSTMLVFFKNAFQYVNSIQPSLFQGANAPSHVPLILLEDVSNVYGDAEIDRSKHVHKKRKLAEGREKTMQSSDDEDCSAKGRNRHVAVNKADLANSIEVLESFKWARESWELLCSQEFLDKEFTRICLAWKTDTWLWLRIFLTDVIIYQGQYKKAVASLHHLAALQGSLPQPQITGQGTLEHQRALIQLATCHFALGEYRVTCEKVLDLMCYMVLPIQDGGKSQEEPSKIKPKFRKGSDLKLLPCTSKAIMPYCLHLMLACFKLRAFTDSRDDMALGHVIVLLQQEWPRGENLFLKAVNKICQQGNFQYENFFNYVTNIDMLEEFAYLRTQEGGKIHLELLPNQGMLIKHHTVTRGITKGVKEDFRLAMERQVSRCGESLATVLHRFCTNEKVLLLQTLA, from the exons ATGCGCAGTAGCTCCCCCGAGGGTCTGGTGCCTCCTGGCCTTCCCGTCATGTCGGCGCAAGGCGACTGCGAGTTCCTGGTGCAGCGAGCCCGGGAGCTGGTGCAGCACGACCTGTGGGCGGCCAAGTCGTGGCTGATCACGGCCCGCAGCCTCTACCCCGCCGACTTCAACATCCAG TATGAGATGTACACCATCGAGCGGAATGCGGAGCGCACCGCCCCCGCCGGGAGGCTGCTCTACGACAT GTTTGTGAATTTCCCAGATCAGCCTGTGGTGTGGAGAGAAATCAGCATTATTACATCAGCATTAAGGAATGATTCACAGGACAAACAAACCCAGTTTTTAAGAA GTTTATTTGAAACTCTCCCTGGTCGCGTCCAGTGTGAAATGTTGCTGAAGGTTACAGAACAATGCTTCAACACGTTGGAACGATCAGAAATGCTGCTGCTACTTTTGAGACGCTTCCCTGAGACAGTGGTGCAACATGGG GTTGGCCTTGGGGAGGCACTATTAGAGGCTGAAACTATTGAAGAACAAGAATCCCCTGTTAACTGCTTTAGAAAATTATTTG TTTGTGATGTCCTTCCTCTAATAATTAACAACCATGATGTTCGATTGCCTGccaatttattatataaatacttGAACAAAGCAGCTGAATTTTATATCAATTATGTCACTAGGTCTACTCAGACAGAGAATCAGCATCAAG GTGCCCAAGAAACATCTGATTTAATATCACCTAGCAAACGTAGCTCTCAGAAGTATGTAATAGAAGGGCTGACTGAGAAATCATCCCAGATTGTGGACCCTTGGGAGAGGTTGTTTAAGATTTTGAATGTTGTTGGCATGAGATGTGAATGGCAGATGGATAAAGGAAGACG AAACTATGGTGATATTTTGCATAGAATGAAGGATCTCTGCAGATACATGAATAACTTCGATAATGAAGCTCatgcaaaatataaaaaccaaGTGGTTTATTCCACTATGTTGGTCTTCTTTAAGAATGCATTCCAGTATGTCAACAGCATACAGCCATCTCTATTCCAAG GTGCGAATGCCCCAAGCCATGTTCCACTCATTCTTCTTGAGGATGTGTCAAATGTGTACGGTGATGCAGAAATCGATCGTAGTAAACACGTACATAAAAAGAGGAAGCTAgctgagggaagagaaaaaaccATG CAGAGTTCAGATGATGAAGACTGTTCagccaaaggaagaaacaggcaTGTGGCAGTCAACAAAGCCGACCTTGCGAACTCCATCGAGGTGCTGGAGAGCTTTAAGTGGGCCCGGGAGAGCTGGGAGCTGCTCTGCTCCCAAGAATTCCTTGACAAGG AATTTACAAGAATTTGTTTGGCATGGAAGACGGACACCTGGCTTTGGCTAAGAATCTTCCTCACTGATGTGATCATCTATCAG GGTCAGTATAAAAAGGCAGTAGCCAGCCTGCACCATCTAGCAGCTCTCCAGGGATCACTGCCGCAACCGCAGATCACAGGGCAGGGGACCTTGGAGCACCAGAGGGCACTCATCCAGCTGGCAACGTGCCACTTTGCCCTGGGGGAGTACAGG GTGACATGTGAAAAAGTCCTTGATTTGATGTGCTACATGGTTCTCCCCATCCAAGATGGAGGCAAATCCCAGGAAGAACCTTCAAAAATAAAGCCCAAATTTAGGAAAG GTTCGGATCTGAAGCTCCTGCCCTGTACCAGCAAGGCTATCATGCCGTACTGCCTGCATTTAATGTTAGCTTGTTTTAAG CTCAGAGCCTTCACAGACAGCAGGGACGACATGGCCCTGGGACACGTGATTGTTTTGCTTCAGCAAGAGTGGCCGCGGGGAGAGAACCTTTTTCTGAAAGCTGTCAATAAGATTTGCCAACAAGGAAATTTCCAGTATGAAAATTTTTTCAATTATGTTACAA ACATCGATATGCTGGAGGAATTTGCCTACTTAAGAACTCAGGAAGGTGGGAAGATTCACCTGGAATTACTGCCCAATCAAGGCATGCTGATCAA GCACCACACGGTCACACGGGGCATCACCAAGGGCGTGAAGGAGGACTTCCGCCTGGCCATGGAGCGCCAGGTGTCCCGCTGTGGGGAGAGCCTGGCGACAGTGCTGCACAGATTCTGCACCAATGAGAAGGTCCTGCTCCTGCAGACGCTGGCCTGA
- the INTS10 gene encoding integrator complex subunit 10 isoform X10 — MRSSSPEGLVPPGLPVMSAQGDCEFLVQRARELVQHDLWAAKSWLITARSLYPADFNIQYEMYTIERNAERTAPAGRLLYDMFVNFPDQPVVWREISIITSALRNDSQDKQTQFLRSLFETLPGRVQCEMLLKVTEQCFNTLERSEMLLLLLRRFPETVVQHGVGLGEALLEAETIEEQESPVNCFRKLFVCDVLPLIINNHDVRLPANLLYKYLNKAAEFYINYVTRSTQTENQHQGAQETSDLISPSKRSSQKYVIEGLTEKSSQIVDPWERLFKILNVVGMRCEWQMDKGRRNYGDILHRMKDLCRYMNNFDNEAHAKYKNQVVYSTMLVFFKNAFQYVNSIQPSLFQGANAPSHVPLILLEDVSNVYGDAEIDRSKHVHKKRKLAEGREKTMQSSDDEDCSAKGRNRHVAVNKADLANSIEVLESFKWARESWELLCSQEFLDKEFTRICLAWKTDTWLWLRIFLTDVIIYQGQYKKAVASLHHLAALQGSLPQPQITGQGTLEHQRALIQLATCHFALGEYRVTCEKVLDLMCYMVLPIQDGGKSQEEPSKIKPKFRKGSDLKLLPCTSKAIMPYCLHLMLACFKLRAFTDSRDDMALGHVIVLLQQEWPRGENLFLKAVNKICQQGNFQHRYAGGICLLKNSGRWEDSPGITAQSRHADQAPHGHTGHHQGREGGLPPGHGAPGVPLWGEPGDSAAQILHQ, encoded by the exons ATGCGCAGTAGCTCCCCCGAGGGTCTGGTGCCTCCTGGCCTTCCCGTCATGTCGGCGCAAGGCGACTGCGAGTTCCTGGTGCAGCGAGCCCGGGAGCTGGTGCAGCACGACCTGTGGGCGGCCAAGTCGTGGCTGATCACGGCCCGCAGCCTCTACCCCGCCGACTTCAACATCCAG TATGAGATGTACACCATCGAGCGGAATGCGGAGCGCACCGCCCCCGCCGGGAGGCTGCTCTACGACAT GTTTGTGAATTTCCCAGATCAGCCTGTGGTGTGGAGAGAAATCAGCATTATTACATCAGCATTAAGGAATGATTCACAGGACAAACAAACCCAGTTTTTAAGAA GTTTATTTGAAACTCTCCCTGGTCGCGTCCAGTGTGAAATGTTGCTGAAGGTTACAGAACAATGCTTCAACACGTTGGAACGATCAGAAATGCTGCTGCTACTTTTGAGACGCTTCCCTGAGACAGTGGTGCAACATGGG GTTGGCCTTGGGGAGGCACTATTAGAGGCTGAAACTATTGAAGAACAAGAATCCCCTGTTAACTGCTTTAGAAAATTATTTG TTTGTGATGTCCTTCCTCTAATAATTAACAACCATGATGTTCGATTGCCTGccaatttattatataaatacttGAACAAAGCAGCTGAATTTTATATCAATTATGTCACTAGGTCTACTCAGACAGAGAATCAGCATCAAG GTGCCCAAGAAACATCTGATTTAATATCACCTAGCAAACGTAGCTCTCAGAAGTATGTAATAGAAGGGCTGACTGAGAAATCATCCCAGATTGTGGACCCTTGGGAGAGGTTGTTTAAGATTTTGAATGTTGTTGGCATGAGATGTGAATGGCAGATGGATAAAGGAAGACG AAACTATGGTGATATTTTGCATAGAATGAAGGATCTCTGCAGATACATGAATAACTTCGATAATGAAGCTCatgcaaaatataaaaaccaaGTGGTTTATTCCACTATGTTGGTCTTCTTTAAGAATGCATTCCAGTATGTCAACAGCATACAGCCATCTCTATTCCAAG GTGCGAATGCCCCAAGCCATGTTCCACTCATTCTTCTTGAGGATGTGTCAAATGTGTACGGTGATGCAGAAATCGATCGTAGTAAACACGTACATAAAAAGAGGAAGCTAgctgagggaagagaaaaaaccATG CAGAGTTCAGATGATGAAGACTGTTCagccaaaggaagaaacaggcaTGTGGCAGTCAACAAAGCCGACCTTGCGAACTCCATCGAGGTGCTGGAGAGCTTTAAGTGGGCCCGGGAGAGCTGGGAGCTGCTCTGCTCCCAAGAATTCCTTGACAAGG AATTTACAAGAATTTGTTTGGCATGGAAGACGGACACCTGGCTTTGGCTAAGAATCTTCCTCACTGATGTGATCATCTATCAG GGTCAGTATAAAAAGGCAGTAGCCAGCCTGCACCATCTAGCAGCTCTCCAGGGATCACTGCCGCAACCGCAGATCACAGGGCAGGGGACCTTGGAGCACCAGAGGGCACTCATCCAGCTGGCAACGTGCCACTTTGCCCTGGGGGAGTACAGG GTGACATGTGAAAAAGTCCTTGATTTGATGTGCTACATGGTTCTCCCCATCCAAGATGGAGGCAAATCCCAGGAAGAACCTTCAAAAATAAAGCCCAAATTTAGGAAAG GTTCGGATCTGAAGCTCCTGCCCTGTACCAGCAAGGCTATCATGCCGTACTGCCTGCATTTAATGTTAGCTTGTTTTAAG CTCAGAGCCTTCACAGACAGCAGGGACGACATGGCCCTGGGACACGTGATTGTTTTGCTTCAGCAAGAGTGGCCGCGGGGAGAGAACCTTTTTCTGAAAGCTGTCAATAAGATTTGCCAACAAGGAAATTTCCA ACATCGATATGCTGGAGGAATTTGCCTACTTAAGAACTCAGGAAGGTGGGAAGATTCACCTGGAATTACTGCCCAATCAAGGCATGCTGATCAA GCACCACACGGTCACACGGGGCATCACCAAGGGCGTGAAGGAGGACTTCCGCCTGGCCATGGAGCGCCAGGTGTCCCGCTGTGGGGAGAGCCTGGCGACAGTGCTGCACAGATTCTGCACCAATGA
- the INTS10 gene encoding integrator complex subunit 10 isoform X11, whose product MRSSSPEGLVPPGLPVMSAQGDCEFLVQRARELVQHDLWAAKSWLITARSLYPADFNIQYEMYTIERNAERTAPAGRLLYDMFVNFPDQPVVWREISIITSALRNDSQDKQTQFLRSLFETLPGRVQCEMLLKVTEQCFNTLERSEMLLLLLRRFPETVVQHGVGLGEALLEAETIEEQESPVNCFRKLFVCDVLPLIINNHDVRLPANLLYKYLNKAAEFYINYVTRSTQTENQHQGAQETSDLISPSKRSSQKYVIEGLTEKSSQIVDPWERLFKILNVVGMRCEWQMDKGRRNYGDILHRMKDLCRYMNNFDNEAHAKYKNQVVYSTMLVFFKNAFQYVNSIQPSLFQGANAPSHVPLILLEDVSNVYGDAEIDRSKHVHKKRKLAEGREKTMQSSDDEDCSAKGRNRHVAVNKADLANSIEVLESFKWARESWELLCSQEFLDKEFTRICLAWKTDTWLWLRIFLTDVIIYQGQYKKAVASLHHLAALQGSLPQPQITGQGTLEHQRALIQLATCHFALGEYRVTCEKVLDLMCYMVLPIQDGGKSQEEPSKIKPKFRKGSDLKLLPCTSKAIMPYCLHLMLACFKLRAFTDSRDDMALGHVIVLLQQEWPRGENLFLKAVNKICQQGNFQHRYAGGICLLKNSGRWEDSPGITAQSRHADQI is encoded by the exons ATGCGCAGTAGCTCCCCCGAGGGTCTGGTGCCTCCTGGCCTTCCCGTCATGTCGGCGCAAGGCGACTGCGAGTTCCTGGTGCAGCGAGCCCGGGAGCTGGTGCAGCACGACCTGTGGGCGGCCAAGTCGTGGCTGATCACGGCCCGCAGCCTCTACCCCGCCGACTTCAACATCCAG TATGAGATGTACACCATCGAGCGGAATGCGGAGCGCACCGCCCCCGCCGGGAGGCTGCTCTACGACAT GTTTGTGAATTTCCCAGATCAGCCTGTGGTGTGGAGAGAAATCAGCATTATTACATCAGCATTAAGGAATGATTCACAGGACAAACAAACCCAGTTTTTAAGAA GTTTATTTGAAACTCTCCCTGGTCGCGTCCAGTGTGAAATGTTGCTGAAGGTTACAGAACAATGCTTCAACACGTTGGAACGATCAGAAATGCTGCTGCTACTTTTGAGACGCTTCCCTGAGACAGTGGTGCAACATGGG GTTGGCCTTGGGGAGGCACTATTAGAGGCTGAAACTATTGAAGAACAAGAATCCCCTGTTAACTGCTTTAGAAAATTATTTG TTTGTGATGTCCTTCCTCTAATAATTAACAACCATGATGTTCGATTGCCTGccaatttattatataaatacttGAACAAAGCAGCTGAATTTTATATCAATTATGTCACTAGGTCTACTCAGACAGAGAATCAGCATCAAG GTGCCCAAGAAACATCTGATTTAATATCACCTAGCAAACGTAGCTCTCAGAAGTATGTAATAGAAGGGCTGACTGAGAAATCATCCCAGATTGTGGACCCTTGGGAGAGGTTGTTTAAGATTTTGAATGTTGTTGGCATGAGATGTGAATGGCAGATGGATAAAGGAAGACG AAACTATGGTGATATTTTGCATAGAATGAAGGATCTCTGCAGATACATGAATAACTTCGATAATGAAGCTCatgcaaaatataaaaaccaaGTGGTTTATTCCACTATGTTGGTCTTCTTTAAGAATGCATTCCAGTATGTCAACAGCATACAGCCATCTCTATTCCAAG GTGCGAATGCCCCAAGCCATGTTCCACTCATTCTTCTTGAGGATGTGTCAAATGTGTACGGTGATGCAGAAATCGATCGTAGTAAACACGTACATAAAAAGAGGAAGCTAgctgagggaagagaaaaaaccATG CAGAGTTCAGATGATGAAGACTGTTCagccaaaggaagaaacaggcaTGTGGCAGTCAACAAAGCCGACCTTGCGAACTCCATCGAGGTGCTGGAGAGCTTTAAGTGGGCCCGGGAGAGCTGGGAGCTGCTCTGCTCCCAAGAATTCCTTGACAAGG AATTTACAAGAATTTGTTTGGCATGGAAGACGGACACCTGGCTTTGGCTAAGAATCTTCCTCACTGATGTGATCATCTATCAG GGTCAGTATAAAAAGGCAGTAGCCAGCCTGCACCATCTAGCAGCTCTCCAGGGATCACTGCCGCAACCGCAGATCACAGGGCAGGGGACCTTGGAGCACCAGAGGGCACTCATCCAGCTGGCAACGTGCCACTTTGCCCTGGGGGAGTACAGG GTGACATGTGAAAAAGTCCTTGATTTGATGTGCTACATGGTTCTCCCCATCCAAGATGGAGGCAAATCCCAGGAAGAACCTTCAAAAATAAAGCCCAAATTTAGGAAAG GTTCGGATCTGAAGCTCCTGCCCTGTACCAGCAAGGCTATCATGCCGTACTGCCTGCATTTAATGTTAGCTTGTTTTAAG CTCAGAGCCTTCACAGACAGCAGGGACGACATGGCCCTGGGACACGTGATTGTTTTGCTTCAGCAAGAGTGGCCGCGGGGAGAGAACCTTTTTCTGAAAGCTGTCAATAAGATTTGCCAACAAGGAAATTTCCA ACATCGATATGCTGGAGGAATTTGCCTACTTAAGAACTCAGGAAGGTGGGAAGATTCACCTGGAATTACTGCCCAATCAAGGCATGCTGATCAA ATTTGA
- the INTS10 gene encoding integrator complex subunit 10 isoform X5, whose translation MRSSSPEGLVPPGLPVMSAQGDCEFLVQRARELVQHDLWAAKSWLITARSLYPADFNIQYEMYTIERNAERTAPAGRLLYDMFVNFPDQPVVWREISIITSALRNDSQDKQTQFLRSLFETLPGRVQCEMLLKVTEQCFNTLERSEMLLLLLRRFPETVVQHGVGLGEALLEAETIEEQESPVNCFRKLFVCDVLPLIINNHDVRLPANLLYKYLNKAAEFYINYVTRSTQTENQHQGAQETSDLISPSKRSSQKYVIEGLTEKSSQIVDPWERLFKILNVVGMRCEWQMDKGRRNYGDILHRMKDLCRYMNNFDNEAHAKYKNQVVYSTMLVFFKNAFQYVNSIQPSLFQGANAPSHVPLILLEDVSNVYGDAEIDRSKHVHKKRKLAEGREKTMSSDDEDCSAKGRNRHVAVNKADLANSIEVLESFKWARESWELLCSQEFLDKEFTRICLAWKTDTWLWLRIFLTDVIIYQGQYKKAVASLHHLAALQGSLPQPQITGQGTLEHQRALIQLATCHFALGEYRVTCEKVLDLMCYMVLPIQDGGKSQEEPSKIKPKFRKGSDLKLLPCTSKAIMPYCLHLMLACFKLRAFTDSRDDMALGHVIVLLQQEWPRGENLFLKAVNKICQQGNFQYENFFNYVTNIDMLEEFAYLRTQEGGKIHLELLPNQGMLIKPSSPAMGLPRQEFLPVLQPSVQTADRHHTVTRGITKGVKEDFRLAMERQVSRCGESLATVLHRFCTNEKVLLLQTLA comes from the exons ATGCGCAGTAGCTCCCCCGAGGGTCTGGTGCCTCCTGGCCTTCCCGTCATGTCGGCGCAAGGCGACTGCGAGTTCCTGGTGCAGCGAGCCCGGGAGCTGGTGCAGCACGACCTGTGGGCGGCCAAGTCGTGGCTGATCACGGCCCGCAGCCTCTACCCCGCCGACTTCAACATCCAG TATGAGATGTACACCATCGAGCGGAATGCGGAGCGCACCGCCCCCGCCGGGAGGCTGCTCTACGACAT GTTTGTGAATTTCCCAGATCAGCCTGTGGTGTGGAGAGAAATCAGCATTATTACATCAGCATTAAGGAATGATTCACAGGACAAACAAACCCAGTTTTTAAGAA GTTTATTTGAAACTCTCCCTGGTCGCGTCCAGTGTGAAATGTTGCTGAAGGTTACAGAACAATGCTTCAACACGTTGGAACGATCAGAAATGCTGCTGCTACTTTTGAGACGCTTCCCTGAGACAGTGGTGCAACATGGG GTTGGCCTTGGGGAGGCACTATTAGAGGCTGAAACTATTGAAGAACAAGAATCCCCTGTTAACTGCTTTAGAAAATTATTTG TTTGTGATGTCCTTCCTCTAATAATTAACAACCATGATGTTCGATTGCCTGccaatttattatataaatacttGAACAAAGCAGCTGAATTTTATATCAATTATGTCACTAGGTCTACTCAGACAGAGAATCAGCATCAAG GTGCCCAAGAAACATCTGATTTAATATCACCTAGCAAACGTAGCTCTCAGAAGTATGTAATAGAAGGGCTGACTGAGAAATCATCCCAGATTGTGGACCCTTGGGAGAGGTTGTTTAAGATTTTGAATGTTGTTGGCATGAGATGTGAATGGCAGATGGATAAAGGAAGACG AAACTATGGTGATATTTTGCATAGAATGAAGGATCTCTGCAGATACATGAATAACTTCGATAATGAAGCTCatgcaaaatataaaaaccaaGTGGTTTATTCCACTATGTTGGTCTTCTTTAAGAATGCATTCCAGTATGTCAACAGCATACAGCCATCTCTATTCCAAG GTGCGAATGCCCCAAGCCATGTTCCACTCATTCTTCTTGAGGATGTGTCAAATGTGTACGGTGATGCAGAAATCGATCGTAGTAAACACGTACATAAAAAGAGGAAGCTAgctgagggaagagaaaaaaccATG AGTTCAGATGATGAAGACTGTTCagccaaaggaagaaacaggcaTGTGGCAGTCAACAAAGCCGACCTTGCGAACTCCATCGAGGTGCTGGAGAGCTTTAAGTGGGCCCGGGAGAGCTGGGAGCTGCTCTGCTCCCAAGAATTCCTTGACAAGG AATTTACAAGAATTTGTTTGGCATGGAAGACGGACACCTGGCTTTGGCTAAGAATCTTCCTCACTGATGTGATCATCTATCAG GGTCAGTATAAAAAGGCAGTAGCCAGCCTGCACCATCTAGCAGCTCTCCAGGGATCACTGCCGCAACCGCAGATCACAGGGCAGGGGACCTTGGAGCACCAGAGGGCACTCATCCAGCTGGCAACGTGCCACTTTGCCCTGGGGGAGTACAGG GTGACATGTGAAAAAGTCCTTGATTTGATGTGCTACATGGTTCTCCCCATCCAAGATGGAGGCAAATCCCAGGAAGAACCTTCAAAAATAAAGCCCAAATTTAGGAAAG GTTCGGATCTGAAGCTCCTGCCCTGTACCAGCAAGGCTATCATGCCGTACTGCCTGCATTTAATGTTAGCTTGTTTTAAG CTCAGAGCCTTCACAGACAGCAGGGACGACATGGCCCTGGGACACGTGATTGTTTTGCTTCAGCAAGAGTGGCCGCGGGGAGAGAACCTTTTTCTGAAAGCTGTCAATAAGATTTGCCAACAAGGAAATTTCCAGTATGAAAATTTTTTCAATTATGTTACAA ACATCGATATGCTGGAGGAATTTGCCTACTTAAGAACTCAGGAAGGTGGGAAGATTCACCTGGAATTACTGCCCAATCAAGGCATGCTGATCAA GCCTTCTAGCCCTGCCATGGGGCTACCGCGGCAGGAATTCTTGCCTGTGCTTCAGCCCAGCGTGCAGACTGCTGACAG GCACCACACGGTCACACGGGGCATCACCAAGGGCGTGAAGGAGGACTTCCGCCTGGCCATGGAGCGCCAGGTGTCCCGCTGTGGGGAGAGCCTGGCGACAGTGCTGCACAGATTCTGCACCAATGAGAAGGTCCTGCTCCTGCAGACGCTGGCCTGA
- the INTS10 gene encoding integrator complex subunit 10 isoform X2 — MRSSSPEGLVPPGLPVMSAQGDCEFLVQRARELVQHDLWAAKSWLITARSLYPADFNIQYEMYTIERNAERTAPAGRLLYDMFVNFPDQPVVWREISIITSALRNDSQDKQTQFLRSLFETLPGRVQCEMLLKVTEQCFNTLERSEMLLLLLRRFPETVVQHGVGLGEALLEAETIEEQESPVNCFRKLFVCDVLPLIINNHDVRLPANLLYKYLNKAAEFYINYVTRSTQTENQHQGAQETSDLISPSKRSSQKYVIEGLTEKSSQIVDPWERLFKILNVVGMRCEWQMDKGRRNYGDILHRMKDLCRYMNNFDNEAHAKYKNQVVYSTMLVFFKNAFQYVNSIQPSLFQGANAPSHVPLILLEDVSNVYGDAEIDRSKHVHKKRKLAEGREKTMSSDDEDCSAKGRNRHVAVNKADLANSIEVLESFKWARESWELLCSQEFLDKEFTRICLAWKTDTWLWLRIFLTDVIIYQGQYKKAVASLHHLAALQGSLPQPQITGQGTLEHQRALIQLATCHFALGEYRVTCEKVLDLMCYMVLPIQDGGKSQEEPSKIKPKFRKGSDLKLLPCTSKAIMPYCLHLMLACFKLRAFTDSRDDMALGHVIVLLQQEWPRGENLFLKAVNKICQQGNFQYENFFNYVTNIDMLEEFAYLRTQEGGKIHLELLPNQGMLIKPSSPAMGLPRQEFLPVLQPSVQTADRFEAGLTPTAEARTELTAVSVCFPVAALRHHTVTRGITKGVKEDFRLAMERQVSRCGESLATVLHRFCTNEKVLLLQTLA, encoded by the exons ATGCGCAGTAGCTCCCCCGAGGGTCTGGTGCCTCCTGGCCTTCCCGTCATGTCGGCGCAAGGCGACTGCGAGTTCCTGGTGCAGCGAGCCCGGGAGCTGGTGCAGCACGACCTGTGGGCGGCCAAGTCGTGGCTGATCACGGCCCGCAGCCTCTACCCCGCCGACTTCAACATCCAG TATGAGATGTACACCATCGAGCGGAATGCGGAGCGCACCGCCCCCGCCGGGAGGCTGCTCTACGACAT GTTTGTGAATTTCCCAGATCAGCCTGTGGTGTGGAGAGAAATCAGCATTATTACATCAGCATTAAGGAATGATTCACAGGACAAACAAACCCAGTTTTTAAGAA GTTTATTTGAAACTCTCCCTGGTCGCGTCCAGTGTGAAATGTTGCTGAAGGTTACAGAACAATGCTTCAACACGTTGGAACGATCAGAAATGCTGCTGCTACTTTTGAGACGCTTCCCTGAGACAGTGGTGCAACATGGG GTTGGCCTTGGGGAGGCACTATTAGAGGCTGAAACTATTGAAGAACAAGAATCCCCTGTTAACTGCTTTAGAAAATTATTTG TTTGTGATGTCCTTCCTCTAATAATTAACAACCATGATGTTCGATTGCCTGccaatttattatataaatacttGAACAAAGCAGCTGAATTTTATATCAATTATGTCACTAGGTCTACTCAGACAGAGAATCAGCATCAAG GTGCCCAAGAAACATCTGATTTAATATCACCTAGCAAACGTAGCTCTCAGAAGTATGTAATAGAAGGGCTGACTGAGAAATCATCCCAGATTGTGGACCCTTGGGAGAGGTTGTTTAAGATTTTGAATGTTGTTGGCATGAGATGTGAATGGCAGATGGATAAAGGAAGACG AAACTATGGTGATATTTTGCATAGAATGAAGGATCTCTGCAGATACATGAATAACTTCGATAATGAAGCTCatgcaaaatataaaaaccaaGTGGTTTATTCCACTATGTTGGTCTTCTTTAAGAATGCATTCCAGTATGTCAACAGCATACAGCCATCTCTATTCCAAG GTGCGAATGCCCCAAGCCATGTTCCACTCATTCTTCTTGAGGATGTGTCAAATGTGTACGGTGATGCAGAAATCGATCGTAGTAAACACGTACATAAAAAGAGGAAGCTAgctgagggaagagaaaaaaccATG AGTTCAGATGATGAAGACTGTTCagccaaaggaagaaacaggcaTGTGGCAGTCAACAAAGCCGACCTTGCGAACTCCATCGAGGTGCTGGAGAGCTTTAAGTGGGCCCGGGAGAGCTGGGAGCTGCTCTGCTCCCAAGAATTCCTTGACAAGG AATTTACAAGAATTTGTTTGGCATGGAAGACGGACACCTGGCTTTGGCTAAGAATCTTCCTCACTGATGTGATCATCTATCAG GGTCAGTATAAAAAGGCAGTAGCCAGCCTGCACCATCTAGCAGCTCTCCAGGGATCACTGCCGCAACCGCAGATCACAGGGCAGGGGACCTTGGAGCACCAGAGGGCACTCATCCAGCTGGCAACGTGCCACTTTGCCCTGGGGGAGTACAGG GTGACATGTGAAAAAGTCCTTGATTTGATGTGCTACATGGTTCTCCCCATCCAAGATGGAGGCAAATCCCAGGAAGAACCTTCAAAAATAAAGCCCAAATTTAGGAAAG GTTCGGATCTGAAGCTCCTGCCCTGTACCAGCAAGGCTATCATGCCGTACTGCCTGCATTTAATGTTAGCTTGTTTTAAG CTCAGAGCCTTCACAGACAGCAGGGACGACATGGCCCTGGGACACGTGATTGTTTTGCTTCAGCAAGAGTGGCCGCGGGGAGAGAACCTTTTTCTGAAAGCTGTCAATAAGATTTGCCAACAAGGAAATTTCCAGTATGAAAATTTTTTCAATTATGTTACAA ACATCGATATGCTGGAGGAATTTGCCTACTTAAGAACTCAGGAAGGTGGGAAGATTCACCTGGAATTACTGCCCAATCAAGGCATGCTGATCAA GCCTTCTAGCCCTGCCATGGGGCTACCGCGGCAGGAATTCTTGCCTGTGCTTCAGCCCAGCGTGCAGACTGCTGACAG ATTTGAGGCAGGCCTCACTCCCACCGCAGAAGCACGGACGGAGCTGACCGCGGTGTCCGTGTGTTTCCCTGTCGCCGCCCTCAGGCACCACACGGTCACACGGGGCATCACCAAGGGCGTGAAGGAGGACTTCCGCCTGGCCATGGAGCGCCAGGTGTCCCGCTGTGGGGAGAGCCTGGCGACAGTGCTGCACAGATTCTGCACCAATGAGAAGGTCCTGCTCCTGCAGACGCTGGCCTGA